DNA sequence from the Pseudoduganella plicata genome:
TGGCGCCAGCGGCGCATGGTGCTGCGCCTGCGCGGCGCCGAAACGCGGGCAGGCGATGCCGAACGCATTGCCGGCTTCGCGCTGGCCGGTTCCGGCGAAGGCCTGTGGGACTGGCAGCCTCAGAAAAGCCAGCTGCGCCTGTCGCCACGCTACTGCGAGATCCTCGGCTACGAGCCGGACGAGCTGGCGCCCGCCACGCGCGAGGAATGGCTCGACTACGTCCATCCGGACGACCGCGCCCAGATGCGCCATGACATGGCCGCGATGGAAGCGCCGGAGGCGGGCCAGGCCCACATCACATGGGAATTCCGCATGCGCTGCCGGGACGGCCATTACCGCTGGGTGCTCGTACGCGGCATGGTGCTCGAACGCGACCGACAGGGCCAGCCACTGCGCATCAGCGGCACGATGGGCGATGCGGGCAAGCGCGCCGACGAGGAGCGCGAAAGGGTCGCCGCCATCATGGAAGCCATGCCCGGATCGATGCTGATCGCCGACCGTGGGGGCCGCATCCGCCAGGCCAACGGCGCCGCCGCCACGTGCTTCGGCTACAGCCACGAGGCGATGGCGGGGCTGTCGCTGGAACTGCTGGTGCCCGAGGTGATGCGCAGCACGCCGGGCCAGCCGCGCGAACTGTTCAGCCGCCCCAATCTGCCGGGCCGCGTGCTGACGGCGCGCCGCAACGACGGCAGCCATTTCCCGGCCATGGTGCACCTGGCGCCGATCCAGCTGGACGGCCAGGGGCTGTCGGTGGTTTCCGTGCGCGACATGACGCAGCGCCAGCGCACCGAACAGGCGCTGCATGCCAGCTCCGAACGCTACCGGCTGATCGTGCAGACGGCTGCCGAGGGCATCTGGATGACCGATGCGAACGACTGCACGTCGTTCGTCAACCCGACCATGGCGCGCATGCTGGGCTATGAGCCGGAAGAGATGCTGGGCCGGCCGATGCAGGAGTTCATGGACGAGGAAAGCTGCGCGCTGCTGCGCCGGCAGAACAGCCGGCGCCGGCCCGGCATGGCCGAACAGGGCGACGCGCGCTTCTACCGCAAGGACCATTCGTCGATGTGGGGACTGCTGTCGACGACGCTGATCAACGCCGACAACGGCGTCTACGCCGGCACGCTGGCGATGATCACGGACATTACGGACCGCCGCCTGGCCGAAGTCGCGCTGCGCAATTCCAGCCAGCGCATGGCCTCGGTCTTCAATGCCGTCACCAACGGCCTCGTGGTCCTCAACAGCGAAGGCGTTCTGCTCGAATGCAATGCCGCGGCCACGCGGATGCTGGGCCGCGCCGCCGCCTGCGGCTCGCGCCTGTGGCCGGGCGTGCACGAGGACGGCCGGCCGTTCGTCAACGACGAGCACCCGGTGCAGCGCGCGCTGCGCTCGGGCCAGTCCGTGCGCGACGTCGTGATGGGCGTGGCGGGCGAGGACGGCACGCTGGGCTGGCTTTCCGTCAACGCCGAACCGATGCGCGACGAACTGGGCGCCGCGACGATGGCGGTGGCCAGCCTGACCGACATCACGGACCGCAAGCGCAGCGAGGACGCCGTGCGCGAAGGCGAACAGCGGCTGCAGGAAATCATCAAGATGATGCCGATCGGCCTGTTCCTGAAAGACGCGGACGGCCGCTTGATCCAGATGAATCCCGCCTGCGAGGAGCAGTTCGGCTACACGCTGCAGGATCTGCACGACGGCGATTATTCGCACCTGCACACGCCCGAGGAGATGGCCGCGTTCCGCCAGCGCGACGAGGAGACGTTCGCGCGCGGCGAGCTGACCGACTTCGAGGAGACGATCCACAATCCACGCCTGGGTCAGCAGCGCTACCTGCGCACGTTCAAGAAGCCCGTCTACGACGAGGCGGGCAAGCCGGCCTACCTGATCGGGATGTCGATCGACATTACCGCCAGCAAGCATGCGGAACAGGCGCTGCGCGAACTGAACGAGAACCTGGAAGAGCGCGTGGCGCGGCGTACCGCGCAGCTGGAAGAGGCGCGCAAGATCGCCGAGGAAGCAAGCCTCGCCAAGGGCCAGTTCCTGGCCAACATGAGCCACGAGATCCGCACGCCGATGAATGGCGTCATCGGCATGGCCTACCTGGCGCTGAAGACGGAGCTGGATCCGCGCCAGCGCGACTACCTGGAAAAGATCCGCTTCGCCGGCGAGCACCTCCTGCGCATCATCGACGACATTCTCGACATCTCGAAGATCGAAGCGGGCAAACTGGAAATCGAACAGGTGCCGTTCGCCATGGAGCACGTGATCCGCACCTTGACGACGGTGGTGACGCCGAAAGCGACGGGCAAGGAGCTGGCGCTCGAATTCGACCTGGATCCGGCCCTGCCGCCGGTGCTTCTGGGCGACCCGCTGCGCCTGGGCCAGGTGCTGATCAACTACACCAACAACGCCATCAAGTTCAGCGAACGTGGCAGCATCAGGGTAGGCGTGCGGCGCCTGATGGGGGACGACGCCCGCTGCCTGGTGCGCTTCGAGGTGACCGACGAAGGCATCGGCCTGTCGGACGTAGAGATGGGCAAGCTGTTCCAGTCGTTCCAGCAGGCCGACGCATCAACCACGCGGGCCTACGGCGGCACGGGGCTGGGACTGGCCATCTGCAAGCAGCTGGCGCAACTGATGGGCGGCGAAGTGGGCGTTACCAGCCGCCCCGGCGAGGGCAGCACGTTCTGGTTCACGGCGCTGCTGGGCATCGGCTCGGCGGCCGGCGCGGCAGCGCAGCAGGACGCCAACGCGCCCGTCGTCCCCAGTGCCAGCATGGCCGCACTGAAGGACGCAAGGATTCTGCTGGTGGAAGATAATACGTTCAACCAGCAGATTGCATCGGAGATGCTGGAGGAGGCGGGAGCGGCCGTGTGCGTCGCCAACAACGGCGCCGAGGCGCTCGAGCTGTTGCGCCAGACCGGTTTCGACTGCGTGCTGATGGACGTGCAGATGCCGCTGATGGACGGTCTGGAAGCGACGCGGCGCATTCGCGCCGATCCCCGTCTGGCCGGACTGCACGTGCTGGCGATGACGGCCACCGCCACGAACGAGGACCGCGATCGCTGCCTGGCCGCGGGCATGGACGACTTCATCTCGAAACCGATCCAGCCGGCGCTGATGTACCAGAGCGTGGCGCGGTGGCTGCCGCCGCGCCGGCACGACGACGTGGCGCGCCTGGTG
Encoded proteins:
- a CDS encoding PAS domain S-box protein produces the protein MPSRGPSCRFISARLARAAGSALACLFMWAAASPVAWALDAVTVQLKWRHQFQFAGYYAAQDKGYYRAAGLDVTLVEAQPGEDPVAAVLDGRAQYGTSNSSLLLARAAGAPVVVLASIFQHSAAALIVRHGPDGKRVPLTRARVMLAPGNEELRAYLLRQGIRVQDMTLLPHSYRLADLIEGRVDAMSGYVTETTYQLERAAGRYDVLTPRSAGIDFYGDIFYTTEAELRDHPERARAMRAATLEGWRYAMAHPEEIADLIRARYPNHHSREHLMHEARLTTPLLEQPLIELGYSNPVRWQAIADTYAALGMMPARFPLQGFLYEASRPAPPWPWLAAGTLTALLALFVLWRQRRMVLRLRGAETRAGDAERIAGFALAGSGEGLWDWQPQKSQLRLSPRYCEILGYEPDELAPATREEWLDYVHPDDRAQMRHDMAAMEAPEAGQAHITWEFRMRCRDGHYRWVLVRGMVLERDRQGQPLRISGTMGDAGKRADEERERVAAIMEAMPGSMLIADRGGRIRQANGAAATCFGYSHEAMAGLSLELLVPEVMRSTPGQPRELFSRPNLPGRVLTARRNDGSHFPAMVHLAPIQLDGQGLSVVSVRDMTQRQRTEQALHASSERYRLIVQTAAEGIWMTDANDCTSFVNPTMARMLGYEPEEMLGRPMQEFMDEESCALLRRQNSRRRPGMAEQGDARFYRKDHSSMWGLLSTTLINADNGVYAGTLAMITDITDRRLAEVALRNSSQRMASVFNAVTNGLVVLNSEGVLLECNAAATRMLGRAAACGSRLWPGVHEDGRPFVNDEHPVQRALRSGQSVRDVVMGVAGEDGTLGWLSVNAEPMRDELGAATMAVASLTDITDRKRSEDAVREGEQRLQEIIKMMPIGLFLKDADGRLIQMNPACEEQFGYTLQDLHDGDYSHLHTPEEMAAFRQRDEETFARGELTDFEETIHNPRLGQQRYLRTFKKPVYDEAGKPAYLIGMSIDITASKHAEQALRELNENLEERVARRTAQLEEARKIAEEASLAKGQFLANMSHEIRTPMNGVIGMAYLALKTELDPRQRDYLEKIRFAGEHLLRIIDDILDISKIEAGKLEIEQVPFAMEHVIRTLTTVVTPKATGKELALEFDLDPALPPVLLGDPLRLGQVLINYTNNAIKFSERGSIRVGVRRLMGDDARCLVRFEVTDEGIGLSDVEMGKLFQSFQQADASTTRAYGGTGLGLAICKQLAQLMGGEVGVTSRPGEGSTFWFTALLGIGSAAGAAAQQDANAPVVPSASMAALKDARILLVEDNTFNQQIASEMLEEAGAAVCVANNGAEALELLRQTGFDCVLMDVQMPLMDGLEATRRIRADPRLAGLHVLAMTATATNEDRDRCLAAGMDDFISKPIQPALMYQSVARWLPPRRHDDVARLVRPPRRAPRATLAGDPDIIDLSVLAQVLGYHPDKIRKFAFKFLQTSEAGFSEMEQAAAAGEIQAVRDLGHRMKASARTVGAMGLGDLCQQLENLPASDPAGEARAARALIDRLWPLLAQITEHIMNNTTFADDN